From one Anaerococcus prevotii DSM 20548 genomic stretch:
- a CDS encoding UvrD-helicase domain-containing protein, producing the protein MTKMEFSKDQKAAIETRGKNIIVSAAAGSGKTSVLVTRIIRLLIEDRKDIGSFIIVTFTNKASVEMKDRIRTALEEELKKKGSDLKFIKDQLKNLKHAQIKTLHSFCADMLRENFYYFDDLSPNFKVISENTATILKSNAIDEVFDKRYEQMDPAFENFLHNFATNKSDSGAKDIILKTYEKIMAEVRPIAWLDQATSEGFKLDKFKETVRSEMDQILDLARTNYDFTMGQGMRDKHQELIFDDFSQINDLTILLDKDWDKFIRKIGKIKFGRISKSKKDVEEDYSFIKDTRDLYKEDIKNVAKFVTNTDSLTMELFAKKEEDLLSEINVLVKDFMKVYRRLKEEKAYLDFSDMEHKFIDLIDIEEARNKLRETYKYIFFDEYQDSNEIQNYIIEKLKGEDNLFFVGDVKQSIYGFRRAEPKLFLEKLEAYDKDDKSVRIDLNKNFRSQKDVLDFDNFIFDRLMTKEESDIDYRDGGHRLNFNKNEQSAYERANIKVIDSKIREEDYLAKLIEEIRAMGYDYRDIAILLRSGGKSYVYEEAFKKAEIPFFNDISKVSFRAVEVTFFINLLKYLANPKDDLTLLSLLRSEIFDFDEDDLVEIRLSSDSYSFTKAFDEYDKDEEIVEKINDFKTIFADLTYVKNLLSLYEFANYVFEKTGFYEYLLARDRASDRINNVESFIDIMDEYDRTNDNGLFGFLEFVDSLSINQSDNIQTTRELSEAEDLVRIMTIHKSKGLEFPVVILADCGKRFNNKHLREPIVFDDDLGIGINLSDYENKLRFSSLRKNLINDKITKENKKEEMRILYVAMTRAEEMLFITGERNLKTVGRLKGRIDFLNMSTYMDWILSILSRDKVSEELFEEYETNALDGLASLEVIEESDPIDKFESKDITDFLKSEDVNQEIYNKLKQIFDSPYPYEDQTRESIKRSVTEISKDFDPSLDGYRLPNYEENELAGDFRKANFIREEKSYKATDKGTMIHRIFQALDFKDYDKVSLKEEIDRLIREKRIEEDSLDLVDLDKILGFFEDPFIKDISQKATNIRKEESFLMTYEDYYVNGQIDLIFEIDDKVILIDFKTDRTKRENLYKKQIQIYRQAIEKSLGKKVETSLIYWYNFKEFTKIE; encoded by the coding sequence ATGACTAAGATGGAATTTAGTAAAGACCAAAAGGCTGCTATAGAAACTAGAGGAAAAAATATAATAGTTTCAGCTGCGGCAGGATCTGGTAAGACCAGCGTTCTCGTAACGAGGATTATCCGCCTTCTTATAGAAGATAGGAAGGATATAGGAAGTTTTATTATAGTTACCTTTACCAACAAGGCCTCTGTCGAGATGAAAGATAGGATAAGGACTGCCCTTGAAGAAGAGTTAAAGAAAAAGGGAAGTGATCTTAAGTTTATCAAAGACCAACTCAAAAACCTAAAGCATGCCCAAATCAAAACCCTCCACTCCTTCTGTGCGGATATGCTAAGAGAAAACTTCTATTACTTCGATGACTTATCTCCAAACTTTAAGGTAATAAGTGAAAATACGGCGACAATCCTAAAGTCAAATGCCATTGATGAGGTCTTTGACAAAAGATATGAGCAGATGGACCCTGCCTTTGAAAACTTCCTCCACAACTTTGCTACTAATAAGTCAGATAGTGGGGCAAAAGATATTATCCTAAAGACTTACGAGAAAATTATGGCTGAAGTAAGGCCAATTGCTTGGCTAGATCAGGCGACTTCGGAAGGCTTTAAGCTTGATAAGTTTAAGGAAACTGTAAGAAGCGAAATGGATCAAATCCTAGACTTAGCTAGGACCAACTACGACTTTACCATGGGCCAAGGCATGCGTGATAAGCACCAAGAGCTAATCTTCGATGACTTCTCTCAAATTAATGATCTTACTATCTTACTTGATAAGGATTGGGATAAGTTTATAAGAAAGATTGGTAAAATTAAATTTGGAAGGATATCTAAATCCAAGAAGGATGTTGAGGAAGATTATAGCTTTATTAAGGATACGAGAGATCTCTACAAGGAAGATATCAAAAATGTGGCCAAGTTTGTAACCAATACAGATAGCCTAACCATGGAGCTTTTTGCCAAGAAGGAAGAGGACCTTCTTTCTGAAATTAATGTCTTGGTCAAGGACTTCATGAAAGTCTATCGAAGGCTTAAAGAAGAGAAGGCCTATCTCGACTTTTCTGATATGGAGCATAAGTTTATCGACCTGATCGACATAGAAGAAGCTAGAAATAAGCTTAGGGAGACTTACAAATATATATTCTTTGACGAATATCAAGACTCAAACGAAATCCAAAACTACATTATAGAAAAGCTTAAGGGAGAAGATAATCTGTTTTTTGTAGGAGATGTCAAGCAGTCCATCTATGGCTTTAGGAGGGCTGAGCCAAAACTTTTCCTAGAAAAATTAGAAGCTTACGACAAAGATGATAAGTCAGTTAGGATTGACCTTAACAAGAACTTTAGATCTCAAAAGGACGTCCTAGACTTCGATAACTTTATCTTCGATAGGCTAATGACCAAGGAAGAAAGCGACATCGACTATAGGGATGGAGGCCACAGACTTAACTTTAATAAGAATGAACAAAGTGCCTACGAAAGGGCCAATATAAAGGTCATAGATAGTAAAATCCGTGAGGAAGATTATCTGGCAAAACTTATTGAAGAGATAAGGGCTATGGGCTACGATTATCGTGACATAGCAATTCTCTTAAGAAGTGGAGGAAAGTCCTATGTCTACGAAGAAGCCTTCAAGAAGGCGGAGATTCCATTCTTTAACGATATAAGCAAGGTATCCTTTAGGGCTGTTGAGGTTACATTTTTCATCAATCTCTTAAAATATCTTGCCAATCCAAAAGATGACCTAACTCTTTTATCTCTTTTAAGATCTGAAATTTTTGATTTTGATGAAGATGATTTGGTTGAAATTAGATTAAGCTCTGATTCTTATTCCTTTACTAAGGCCTTTGATGAATATGACAAGGATGAAGAAATAGTTGAGAAAATCAATGACTTTAAGACGATCTTTGCTGACTTAACTTATGTCAAAAACCTCCTTTCACTTTACGAATTTGCCAACTATGTCTTTGAGAAGACAGGATTTTATGAATACTTGCTAGCGAGAGATAGGGCAAGTGATAGGATAAACAATGTCGAAAGCTTTATAGATATCATGGATGAGTATGATAGGACCAATGACAATGGGCTATTTGGCTTCTTGGAATTTGTAGATTCACTTTCTATAAATCAATCGGACAATATCCAAACAACAAGAGAGCTTTCTGAGGCGGAAGATTTAGTTAGGATAATGACTATCCACAAGTCCAAAGGTTTGGAATTTCCAGTAGTAATCCTTGCAGACTGTGGCAAGAGATTTAACAACAAGCACTTGCGTGAGCCGATTGTATTTGATGATGATTTGGGAATTGGGATCAATCTTTCTGATTATGAAAACAAGTTGAGATTCTCATCCCTTAGGAAAAATCTTATCAATGATAAAATAACTAAGGAAAATAAGAAAGAGGAGATGCGAATCCTTTATGTAGCCATGACTAGGGCAGAAGAGATGCTTTTTATCACTGGCGAGAGAAATCTTAAGACAGTAGGAAGATTAAAGGGACGAATTGACTTTCTCAATATGTCTACCTATATGGATTGGATTCTTTCAATTCTGTCAAGAGATAAGGTCTCAGAAGAATTATTTGAAGAATATGAGACCAATGCCCTAGATGGTCTAGCTTCCCTTGAAGTAATAGAAGAAAGTGACCCTATTGATAAGTTTGAGTCTAAGGATATTACAGACTTTCTTAAAAGTGAAGATGTAAATCAAGAAATTTATAATAAACTCAAGCAAATTTTCGATAGTCCATATCCTTATGAGGACCAAACTAGGGAATCTATCAAAAGATCTGTTACAGAAATAAGTAAGGACTTTGATCCTTCCCTTGACGGCTATAGGCTTCCTAACTATGAGGAAAACGAGCTAGCAGGAGATTTTAGGAAGGCAAATTTCATAAGAGAAGAAAAATCCTACAAGGCTACCGATAAGGGAACTATGATCCATAGAATCTTCCAAGCCCTAGACTTCAAGGACTATGATAAAGTAAGCCTTAAGGAAGAAATCGATAGACTTATTAGGGAAAAAAGGATTGAGGAAGATAGCTTGGACCTAGTAGACTTAGATAAAATCCTAGGCTTTTTCGAAGATCCTTTTATCAAAGATATATCCCAAAAGGCGACAAATATCAGAAAAGAGGAGTCCTTCCTTATGACCTACGAGGACTATTATGTCAATGGGCAGATAGATTTGATATTTGAGATAGATGACAAGGTAATCTTAATCGATTTTAAGACGGATAGAACTAAGCGAGAAAACTTATATAAGAAACAAATCCAAATTTATAGACAGGCTATAGAAAAATCTCTAGGAAAAAAGGTTGAGACGTCTCTAATCTACTGGTATAACTTTAAGGAATTTACAAAAATCGAATAA
- a CDS encoding PD-(D/E)XK nuclease family protein translates to MIETIISRYPKEMSTYIYKKIEEDLKNGKKALLIVPEQYTLQTDINFLKNISFEAVMDAKVLSFSSLKSYIGEKIGQANEKFLTKNGKIILISNILQDMNDKLSLFQNKYFNIEFVNNISSLISSIKDNNFDEDFFKKIEESDDPITRIKFKEVKMIYDAYEKEISGKFIDSEDSLSYIIERLPHCDFLADTVFYFDKFDSLSELKLSFVEGLINRGNEVFFSLNLDTEYINSNIFSDLEFFDSTDKLYRKLNEITRTHDTVLDNTSLAKEDIGHLARNFERFNPLKFGGSPNNIRFLENPSTKTEVENTARIINYLVKEKGYRYKDLAIYISSEDEYKNEIIKVFNRYDLPIFMDSDRKLIDNHIVKTFLAILRLVIYNFNSQDLSYFLRSGLFSFSVNFEEKTIILENYIKNRKIKGKMFLEDKYFVYDEDFYKNLCENDPKREEKLGAKTYEYQVINELRDRILDLLNPLLELKEEKTRDLCIGIFNIIDDKDIRRGIASFQKILKESGRLDEYKENDQVWDKFVEILEEIVDLMGERSSSLRKVYSLIEATCKDINVGIIPPSKDHIEITSFARARIADRGVNFILGLNDVFFPSTNREDLIVGKGEKDKLRALDLDLKVFDEDFEEREKLVFYKLITISDKLFLSYSLANRKSEAINKSIILNSIMNIFSDREGKTYGMVYGNDLGLSIEKFSYKTMEVRALRSIRQMMRNENVDENDREIARAFIKYLKENDSYELIEKGLNFTNDKKNLREDLAGSLYKKNHFNVSEIESYSRCPYKYFVNYGLRPNIDESYEVDHMEVGNIVHKLFEDISRNLSEKNIEELKASDLEDILIENFKEATLRNLDKTRRENPRNKFILNNVLNSAKRNSEKLIDQVKSGDFKIYAVEKDFGYENEDNLPKVYVDDKNYLRGRIDRIDKAGNFVRIIDYKTGNKTFKIINLLNGLDLQLLVYMMSATENEKDLMIPVGSFYMPLYDEMESVNSEGYSPETVENAMNDKFRINGLIVKINEEIFKIIDKNAESPKESTILDYKNSDVLSPEEVVKLEQFAKSLVGEFIKNIKEGDISLKPLAYDSNRNECQYCDFKGICKFDETIDQLRYRNFDKDKTIEDLGGEDD, encoded by the coding sequence ATGATAGAGACAATTATTTCAAGATATCCTAAGGAGATGTCTACTTATATTTACAAGAAAATCGAAGAAGATTTAAAAAATGGCAAGAAGGCGCTTTTGATAGTGCCAGAGCAATATACCCTCCAAACCGATATTAATTTTCTTAAAAATATTTCCTTTGAGGCGGTAATGGATGCCAAGGTATTGAGTTTCTCCTCTCTTAAAAGCTATATCGGGGAAAAAATCGGTCAGGCAAATGAGAAATTTCTTACAAAAAATGGGAAAATCATCCTAATTTCCAATATCCTCCAAGATATGAATGATAAGCTTAGTTTATTTCAAAACAAATATTTCAATATAGAGTTTGTGAACAATATTTCTTCTTTAATCTCATCTATCAAGGACAATAACTTTGATGAAGATTTCTTTAAGAAAATCGAAGAGAGTGATGATCCTATTACGAGGATTAAATTTAAAGAAGTGAAGATGATCTACGATGCCTACGAGAAGGAAATTTCAGGAAAATTCATAGACTCTGAGGATAGCCTATCTTATATTATAGAAAGACTTCCTCACTGTGACTTTCTAGCTGATACAGTATTTTACTTTGATAAGTTCGATAGCCTATCAGAACTTAAGCTTTCCTTTGTAGAAGGGCTTATAAATAGGGGAAATGAAGTTTTCTTTAGCCTAAATCTCGATACAGAATATATTAATAGTAATATTTTTTCAGACTTGGAGTTTTTCGACTCTACTGATAAGCTCTATAGAAAGTTGAATGAAATAACTAGGACTCACGATACAGTCCTTGATAATACGAGCCTTGCGAAAGAAGATATAGGCCATCTTGCTAGAAACTTCGAGAGATTTAATCCTTTGAAATTTGGAGGAAGTCCTAATAATATACGTTTCCTTGAAAATCCATCTACTAAGACAGAGGTTGAAAATACTGCAAGAATTATAAATTATCTAGTAAAAGAAAAGGGCTACCGATACAAGGACCTTGCTATTTATATTTCTAGTGAAGACGAATATAAAAATGAAATAATAAAAGTCTTCAATAGATATGACTTGCCGATTTTTATGGATTCTGATAGGAAGCTTATAGACAATCACATAGTAAAGACGTTTTTGGCTATTTTAAGACTTGTGATTTATAATTTTAACAGTCAAGACTTAAGCTATTTTCTAAGGTCTGGTCTTTTTAGTTTCTCAGTAAACTTTGAGGAAAAGACCATAATTCTTGAAAATTATATCAAAAACAGGAAGATTAAGGGCAAGATGTTTCTTGAGGACAAATATTTTGTCTATGATGAAGACTTCTACAAAAATCTGTGCGAGAATGATCCCAAAAGAGAAGAGAAACTAGGGGCAAAGACTTACGAATACCAAGTTATAAATGAGCTAAGAGATAGGATTTTGGATCTTCTTAATCCTCTTTTAGAGCTAAAAGAAGAAAAGACCAGGGATCTTTGTATAGGAATCTTTAATATTATAGATGATAAAGACATAAGAAGGGGAATCGCTAGCTTCCAGAAAATCTTAAAGGAAAGTGGAAGGCTTGATGAATACAAGGAAAACGACCAGGTCTGGGATAAGTTTGTAGAAATACTTGAAGAGATCGTTGATCTTATGGGAGAAAGGAGTTCGAGCCTTAGGAAGGTTTATTCCTTGATTGAAGCTACATGTAAGGACATCAATGTAGGAATTATCCCACCTAGTAAGGACCATATAGAGATAACAAGTTTTGCCAGAGCGAGGATTGCCGATAGGGGAGTAAACTTTATCCTAGGACTCAATGATGTTTTCTTTCCTTCAACTAATAGGGAAGACCTCATTGTAGGCAAGGGAGAAAAGGATAAGCTAAGGGCCCTTGACCTTGACCTAAAGGTTTTCGACGAGGACTTCGAAGAGCGTGAGAAGCTTGTCTTCTATAAGCTAATTACCATATCAGATAAGCTCTTCTTATCGTATTCCCTTGCCAATAGGAAAAGTGAAGCGATCAATAAATCAATCATCCTAAATTCTATTATGAATATCTTCTCTGATAGGGAAGGGAAGACTTACGGGATGGTTTATGGCAATGACTTGGGTCTTTCCATAGAGAAATTTTCCTACAAGACTATGGAAGTAAGAGCTCTAAGAAGTATCAGACAGATGATGAGAAATGAGAATGTAGATGAAAATGATAGGGAAATTGCTAGGGCCTTTATCAAATATCTTAAGGAAAATGACTCATATGAGTTAATAGAAAAGGGCCTAAACTTTACTAATGATAAGAAAAATCTTAGAGAAGACTTGGCAGGTTCTTTATATAAGAAAAACCACTTTAATGTAAGCGAGATCGAAAGCTATTCTAGGTGCCCTTACAAGTATTTCGTAAACTACGGCCTAAGGCCAAATATCGACGAAAGCTATGAAGTAGACCATATGGAAGTGGGAAATATTGTCCACAAGCTCTTTGAGGATATTTCAAGAAACTTATCAGAAAAAAACATAGAAGAGCTTAAGGCAAGTGATCTAGAGGATATACTGATAGAAAACTTCAAGGAAGCGACCCTTAGAAATCTCGACAAGACCAGAAGAGAAAATCCTAGGAATAAATTTATCCTAAACAATGTCCTAAATTCTGCCAAGAGAAATTCAGAAAAGTTAATCGACCAGGTAAAAAGTGGGGATTTCAAAATCTATGCTGTAGAAAAAGATTTTGGCTACGAAAATGAAGACAATCTGCCAAAAGTTTATGTTGACGATAAAAATTATCTGAGGGGAAGGATCGATAGGATTGATAAGGCTGGCAATTTCGTAAGAATTATCGACTACAAGACAGGAAATAAGACCTTCAAGATTATAAATCTCCTAAACGGCCTAGACCTCCAGCTCTTAGTTTATATGATGTCGGCTACAGAAAACGAGAAGGACCTTATGATCCCTGTAGGATCCTTCTACATGCCCCTATACGATGAGATGGAGTCAGTAAATAGCGAGGGATATTCTCCCGAGACCGTAGAAAATGCAATGAATGATAAGTTTAGGATAAATGGCCTTATAGTTAAGATTAACGAAGAAATCTTTAAGATAATAGATAAAAATGCTGAAAGTCCGAAGGAATCTACCATCCTTGATTATAAGAATTCGGACGTGCTTAGCCCTGAGGAAGTGGTTAAGCTTGAGCAATTTGCCAAAAGTTTAGTGGGAGAATTTATCAAAAATATCAAAGAAGGAGATATCAGCCTTAAGCCCTTGGCCTACGATTCAAATAGGAATGAGTGCCAGTATTGCGACTTTAAGGGAATATGTAAGTTCGATGAAACTATCGACCAGCTTCGTTACAGGAATTTTGATAAGGATAAGACAATAGAGGATTTGGGAGGTGAAGATGACTAA
- a CDS encoding exonuclease SbcCD subunit D, with the protein MRLLHLSDLHLGKNIGSYFLIEEQGFALAEIIKIIKEEDVDIVMIAGDIFDTIIPSAEAMDLYSNFIEEIVFDLGKKVLAVSGNHDSSKRLDINKRFYRSNNYYLVSEYDKDPISFEDDFGKVNFYLIPFISINKAKTIFDSSIDNFTDVYKYALEAIDYRDRNVLITHCYASNMSSFDKEVYDEGQKPLTIGGTDAMDASLFEGFDYVALGHLHRAHYVLDPKIRYSGTFMKYSFDEENLTKTVSLVDLKDKAEIRKIEIPFLRDFVTKRGMFEEILKEEKSEDYIKFILEDSYIHENAMARLKEKFPRAVSITYANKAVFEREDSYDVDIDDKNLLELFAEFYHFKMDEDLKQKDTQLIQRIGLCDQED; encoded by the coding sequence GTGAGACTCCTCCACCTATCAGACCTACATCTAGGAAAAAATATCGGTTCGTATTTCCTAATCGAAGAGCAAGGCTTTGCTCTAGCTGAGATTATCAAAATTATAAAAGAAGAAGATGTCGATATAGTGATGATTGCAGGAGATATCTTCGATACTATTATTCCAAGTGCGGAGGCCATGGATCTTTATTCTAACTTTATCGAAGAGATAGTTTTTGATTTAGGAAAGAAGGTCCTAGCTGTTTCTGGCAATCACGATTCATCTAAGAGACTTGATATCAACAAGAGATTCTACAGGTCCAATAATTATTATCTAGTAAGCGAATATGACAAAGATCCTATTAGCTTTGAGGATGATTTTGGGAAAGTTAACTTCTATCTCATTCCCTTTATTTCCATAAATAAGGCGAAAACAATCTTTGATTCATCAATAGATAATTTCACCGATGTCTATAAATATGCCCTAGAAGCTATTGACTATAGGGATAGGAATGTGCTTATTACTCATTGCTACGCTTCAAATATGAGTTCATTTGACAAAGAAGTCTATGACGAAGGTCAAAAGCCTCTTACTATCGGAGGAACTGACGCCATGGATGCAAGTTTATTTGAAGGCTTCGACTATGTAGCCCTGGGCCATCTTCATAGGGCTCACTACGTCTTAGACCCTAAGATCAGATATTCAGGGACCTTTATGAAATATTCCTTCGATGAGGAAAATCTTACAAAAACTGTAAGCCTAGTTGACCTTAAAGATAAGGCAGAAATAAGAAAAATCGAAATCCCCTTCTTGAGGGACTTTGTTACAAAAAGGGGAATGTTTGAAGAAATCTTAAAGGAAGAAAAGTCAGAGGATTATATAAAATTTATCCTAGAAGATTCCTATATTCACGAAAATGCCATGGCAAGGTTAAAGGAGAAATTCCCTAGGGCTGTCTCAATCACTTACGCCAACAAGGCTGTATTTGAGAGGGAAGATAGTTACGATGTGGACATAGATGACAAGAATTTGCTAGAGCTTTTTGCAGAATTTTATCACTTCAAGATGGATGAAGACCTTAAACAAAAAGACACCCAACTTATACAAAGGATAGGCTTATGCGACCAAGAAGACTAA
- a CDS encoding SbcC/MukB-like Walker B domain-containing protein, with translation MRPRRLKMRGFITYKEEIDIDFTTLFEKKIFLISGATGSGKTSIFDAINFALYGKVARDISADRLRCDFLSEEDPYTYVSLDFEVGERTYRIERIPRQVAKKTKIGQNIGNAVSLYDITDGVTLLSEKKTETDEMIKNIIGLDDKQFSKVMLLAQGKFQEFLSAKSTDKAKLLGDIFKTYEYKNFQDKIKEMAKDSIQKMEYIDNDLENILSYNEEISGLIDRDSIITHDFPEMEKVIEERKLVYENKSDLLKESEQNIDKAIKSDLRDLQKAELDNTNIEKYQEIEKKLRAEREKESEYKKLRDLIRKSELANNISIFEKNYQGTLTDIDKNKSNLEILKKDEKTALKTKEEVRGKYEKLAEDRLKLDKLKRKAEEIENTILSLEKFKEAEIAYKSIEERTKLLDQTQKEIESLEKDLAKERELFDLNNELLGEITEKGRSESKNLSNLMENIRKEEEDLKMLREIKSYEESLLSLTKEKDKLESSELKAKENEDLLIINKLIDRTNEEGICPVCGSKHDEAIGKHPIEDYDLDNLRKSLISSKEAIKLRQDQVEKIRKEIVSDKNINELEKILTENYKRKDEIEKNIEALRENYKKKSQDKIDFKKKLDKIYHDLEVKKKKEDGLKRDAQDNKEIEIAYLSQKDKMKDLSKESLVDEKKILEKEILDLDKDITEVNRKYQNAELKIKEIQTKIENIKENIKDLDLRRDKYKEEFDKKLEENFDNIASYKEALENYSGLAGKKEGMEEFFNNLEKLMISEENFASYKDMEVRDLDKLRGKIKSKEDERDIIRNQKSEIHTRLDNFSKVIARLKLLRKDYEMNMKENESLARLSKVADGSFGKVKGREKIDFETFVLTYYFDKVLKLANMRLLAMTDNQFSMVRKSDTTDQRSKTGLDIEILDANTGKMRPVSTLSGGESFLASLSLALGLSDEISMENGGVRIDTLFIDEGFGSLSKDYLENAVSAIEKLAYEDKFIGLISHVDELKEAIDAKILVFYEPSEGSKVEVEA, from the coding sequence ATGCGACCAAGAAGACTAAAAATGAGAGGTTTTATAACCTACAAGGAAGAGATAGATATAGACTTTACTACTCTTTTCGAGAAAAAAATATTTCTAATATCTGGGGCGACCGGATCAGGCAAGACCAGTATTTTTGATGCAATAAATTTCGCCTTATACGGAAAGGTAGCAAGAGACATATCCGCTGATAGATTAAGGTGCGACTTTTTATCAGAAGAAGATCCCTACACCTACGTATCTCTCGACTTTGAGGTAGGAGAGAGGACCTATAGGATAGAAAGAATCCCAAGACAGGTCGCAAAAAAGACTAAAATCGGTCAAAATATAGGAAATGCAGTAAGTCTATACGATATTACAGATGGTGTGACTCTTCTAAGCGAGAAGAAAACCGAGACAGATGAGATGATTAAAAATATTATAGGTCTCGATGACAAGCAATTCTCCAAGGTAATGCTCCTTGCCCAGGGAAAATTCCAGGAGTTTCTATCTGCCAAATCCACCGACAAGGCCAAGCTTTTGGGAGATATATTTAAGACATATGAATACAAGAACTTCCAAGATAAAATTAAGGAAATGGCTAAAGATAGTATCCAAAAGATGGAATACATAGATAATGACCTCGAAAATATCCTCTCCTATAATGAAGAAATATCCGGACTAATAGATAGAGACTCTATTATAACCCACGATTTTCCAGAAATGGAGAAGGTCATCGAAGAGAGAAAATTAGTATATGAAAATAAGTCTGACCTCCTTAAGGAAAGTGAACAGAATATTGATAAGGCTATAAAATCTGACCTAAGAGATCTTCAAAAGGCTGAATTAGATAATACAAATATAGAAAAATACCAGGAAATAGAAAAAAAACTGAGGGCGGAAAGAGAAAAAGAAAGCGAATACAAAAAGCTAAGAGATTTAATAAGAAAATCAGAGCTTGCAAATAATATTTCTATCTTTGAGAAAAACTACCAAGGCACCCTTACAGATATCGATAAAAACAAGTCTAATCTCGAAATTTTGAAAAAAGATGAGAAAACTGCTCTTAAAACAAAAGAAGAAGTAAGGGGAAAGTACGAAAAGCTTGCCGAGGATAGATTAAAGCTTGATAAGCTAAAAAGAAAAGCAGAAGAAATAGAAAATACTATCCTTTCCTTGGAGAAGTTTAAGGAAGCTGAAATAGCCTACAAATCAATAGAAGAAAGGACAAAGCTATTAGATCAAACTCAAAAGGAAATAGAAAGTCTAGAAAAAGATTTGGCAAAAGAGCGAGAGCTATTTGATCTAAATAACGAACTTTTGGGAGAAATAACTGAAAAGGGAAGGTCTGAGAGTAAGAATCTATCAAATCTTATGGAAAATATCAGAAAAGAAGAGGAAGACTTAAAAATGCTAAGGGAGATAAAAAGCTACGAAGAAAGTCTCCTATCCTTAACCAAAGAAAAGGATAAGCTTGAATCCTCTGAGCTAAAGGCCAAGGAGAATGAAGATTTACTTATAATCAACAAGCTTATCGATAGGACAAACGAAGAGGGAATCTGCCCAGTTTGTGGAAGTAAGCATGATGAGGCAATAGGAAAGCACCCAATAGAAGACTACGACCTTGATAATTTAAGAAAGAGTCTAATAAGTAGTAAGGAAGCTATCAAGCTTCGACAAGATCAAGTCGAAAAAATAAGAAAAGAGATAGTTTCTGATAAAAATATAAACGAGCTTGAGAAAATCCTTACAGAAAACTACAAGAGAAAAGATGAAATTGAGAAAAATATAGAAGCCTTGAGAGAAAATTACAAGAAAAAAAGCCAAGATAAGATAGATTTTAAGAAAAAACTCGATAAAATCTACCACGACCTAGAAGTAAAAAAGAAAAAAGAAGATGGGCTAAAAAGGGATGCTCAAGATAATAAAGAAATTGAGATAGCTTACCTAAGCCAAAAGGATAAGATGAAAGACTTATCCAAAGAAAGTCTAGTAGATGAGAAAAAAATCCTAGAGAAAGAAATATTAGACTTGGATAAGGATATTACTGAAGTTAACAGGAAGTATCAAAATGCAGAGCTTAAGATCAAGGAAATTCAAACAAAGATAGAAAATATCAAGGAAAATATAAAAGACCTTGACCTAAGAAGAGACAAGTACAAGGAAGAATTTGATAAAAAGCTAGAAGAAAACTTTGATAATATCGCTTCTTACAAGGAAGCTCTAGAAAATTATTCTGGATTAGCTGGTAAAAAAGAAGGAATGGAAGAATTTTTCAATAATTTGGAAAAACTTATGATAAGCGAGGAGAACTTTGCTTCATACAAGGATATGGAAGTAAGGGACCTCGATAAATTAAGAGGGAAAATTAAGTCAAAGGAAGATGAGAGAGACATAATAAGGAATCAAAAATCAGAGATCCACACTAGACTTGATAATTTCTCTAAAGTAATAGCTAGGCTTAAGCTTTTGAGGAAAGATTATGAGATGAATATGAAAGAAAATGAATCTCTTGCGAGACTTTCCAAGGTGGCGGATGGGTCTTTTGGCAAGGTAAAGGGCAGGGAGAAAATCGACTTTGAGACCTTCGTCCTAACCTATTATTTCGATAAGGTCTTAAAGCTTGCGAATATGAGGCTTCTCGCTATGACAGACAATCAATTCTCCATGGTAAGAAAGTCCGATACGACAGATCAAAGATCAAAGACGGGTCTTGATATAGAAATCCTCGATGCCAATACTGGAAAGATGCGTCCGGTATCTACTCTTTCTGGGGGTGAGAGCTTCCTAGCAAGTCTTTCCCTAGCCCTCGGCTTATCTGACGAGATTAGTATGGAAAATGGGGGAGTAAGGATCGATACCCTCTTTATAGATGAAGGCTTTGGAAGCCTGTCCAAGGATTATCTGGAAAATGCAGTTTCAGCTATAGAAAAACTCGCATATGAGGATAAATTTATAGGCCTTATTTCTCATGTGGACGAATTAAAAGAAGCAATCGATGCGAAGATTTTGGTTTTCTATGAGCCAAGCGAGGGATCAAAAGTGGAGGTGGAAGCATGA